A region of Paenibacillus sp. JNUCC-31 DNA encodes the following proteins:
- a CDS encoding preprotein translocase subunit SecA, producing MNVIVKLIREFKERDTRRLLKDYRDKVELIRKRNLEAWDDQRLQAESLRLQEEARSGTPLDELLVDAYALVCEAAKRTLGLQPYDVQIMAAIALHERYLIEQHTGEGKTLSAVMPAYLNALTGEGVHVLTFNDYLANRDAEWMGPIYRFLGLTVSSVQAGMSLFEKREAYAKDITYVTAKEAGFDYLRDTIALNEADTVHRPFHYVVVDEADSLLLDEARVPLVISGDSSSSKSDGVLFAEVARQLQPVEHYDFDEFQRNVYLNDAGAAKAELLLGCGNLYDSHNSHLLTSLNCALHVESLLKKDVDYIVRDGEIELIEEHTGRVAENRYLPDGLQAALVAKEGLQWKAGGRILGTITIQHFISLYSGICGMTATAHASAMEFEDIYALQVVQIPPNQPNIRIDHQHRIYTHKEAKYKALIQEISSVHRVGRPILIGTSSVEESDMLAEELAVAGVPCQVLNAKNDAKEAEIIAKAGEIGAVTVSTNMAGRGVDIRLGGGNPAQAEVVAKLGGLYVIGTHVNESMRIDNQLRGRSGRQGDPGASVFYISLEDELMLRFGIHRLFRAPRKDEVLDDPGLRSKIEHIQRVIIGQNFDIQRELNGYSDMVEGQRRILYEERLGILKGERPMSPSEQRVRLFYIDEFWADHLAYVSYIRESIHLESITSRNPIDEFHTQITQAFEQIPAKIDHESANMLRKLGGSNDPAKWEEFGLKSPISTRTYMINDQYSQDKRSSWTGTTVFAFWGREILRLVLWPVHRLSKY from the coding sequence ATGAATGTAATCGTCAAGTTGATACGTGAATTCAAAGAACGCGACACCCGGCGTTTGTTGAAAGATTATCGGGACAAAGTGGAGCTTATCAGGAAACGGAATTTGGAAGCTTGGGACGATCAGCGGCTGCAGGCGGAATCCCTTCGGCTGCAAGAAGAAGCAAGATCAGGCACGCCTTTGGATGAGCTGCTTGTCGATGCTTATGCGTTAGTCTGCGAGGCGGCGAAGAGGACTCTCGGATTACAGCCTTACGATGTCCAAATCATGGCTGCTATCGCTTTGCACGAGAGATATTTGATCGAACAGCATACCGGTGAAGGAAAAACACTCTCTGCTGTTATGCCTGCTTATCTCAACGCGTTGACAGGCGAAGGCGTTCATGTGCTGACTTTTAACGACTACTTGGCAAATCGAGATGCGGAGTGGATGGGCCCGATCTACCGCTTCCTCGGGTTAACCGTAAGTTCGGTTCAAGCCGGCATGAGCCTGTTCGAGAAACGGGAAGCGTACGCCAAGGACATAACCTATGTTACGGCTAAAGAAGCTGGGTTCGATTATTTGCGCGACACAATCGCATTAAATGAAGCTGATACCGTACACCGTCCTTTCCACTATGTCGTCGTCGACGAAGCGGACTCACTTCTTCTTGATGAAGCGCGGGTGCCGCTAGTCATTAGTGGCGATTCGAGTTCTTCCAAGAGTGATGGTGTTCTTTTCGCAGAAGTGGCCCGGCAGCTCCAGCCAGTTGAGCATTACGATTTTGACGAGTTCCAGCGGAACGTTTACTTGAATGATGCGGGTGCTGCGAAAGCGGAGCTGCTGCTGGGATGCGGCAATTTGTACGATAGCCATAATAGTCATTTGTTAACGTCATTGAATTGTGCGCTGCATGTGGAATCGTTATTAAAAAAAGACGTCGATTACATCGTCCGGGACGGTGAAATTGAGCTAATCGAAGAACATACCGGCCGTGTGGCCGAGAACAGGTATTTGCCGGACGGGCTGCAAGCTGCGCTTGTGGCGAAAGAAGGGTTGCAGTGGAAGGCCGGTGGTAGAATTCTCGGTACGATCACCATTCAACACTTCATTAGCCTGTACTCAGGAATTTGCGGAATGACGGCTACGGCGCACGCTTCAGCAATGGAATTCGAGGATATCTATGCGCTGCAGGTCGTGCAAATTCCGCCGAACCAGCCAAATATACGGATCGACCACCAGCATCGGATTTACACTCATAAAGAAGCCAAATATAAGGCTCTTATACAAGAAATCTCTTCTGTCCATAGGGTGGGACGCCCCATTCTTATTGGTACGTCAAGCGTCGAGGAGTCTGACATGCTGGCGGAGGAACTTGCGGTTGCCGGCGTACCTTGCCAGGTTCTCAATGCAAAAAACGATGCGAAAGAAGCCGAAATCATCGCCAAAGCGGGAGAAATCGGGGCCGTAACGGTATCTACGAATATGGCAGGGCGCGGCGTCGACATTCGTCTCGGCGGCGGTAATCCCGCTCAGGCAGAAGTGGTTGCCAAGCTGGGCGGATTATACGTGATAGGTACACATGTGAACGAAAGCATGCGGATAGATAACCAGCTGCGCGGGCGCTCTGGCCGCCAAGGTGACCCGGGAGCTTCCGTGTTTTATATAAGCCTGGAAGATGAGTTGATGCTTCGGTTCGGCATTCATAGACTGTTTCGCGCTCCCAGGAAGGACGAGGTTCTTGATGATCCGGGGCTCCGCAGCAAAATCGAGCATATTCAGCGCGTTATCATAGGTCAAAACTTCGATATTCAGCGGGAATTGAACGGTTATTCGGATATGGTGGAGGGTCAGAGGCGAATCCTATACGAAGAACGGCTCGGAATATTAAAAGGCGAGAGACCGATGAGCCCATCAGAGCAGCGGGTACGGCTTTTTTATATCGACGAGTTCTGGGCTGACCATCTGGCATACGTTTCTTACATTCGCGAAAGCATCCATCTTGAGAGCATTACCAGTCGCAACCCGATCGATGAGTTTCATACGCAAATTACCCAAGCATTCGAGCAAATTCCGGCTAAAATAGATCATGAGTCGGCGAATATGCTTAGAAAACTTGGAGGTTCGAATGATCCGGCGAAATGGGAAGAGTTCGGTCTGAAGAGTCCTATTTCGACTCGGACTTATATGATCAACGATCAATACAGCCAAGATAAGCGCAGCTCATGGACCGGAACGACGGTATTTGCTTTTTGGGGACGCGAGATTTTGAGGTTGGTACTGTGGCCGGTACATCGGCTGTCAAAATATTGA
- a CDS encoding extracellular solute-binding protein, whose translation MQRKKLSYAILSAILGLGTLLSGCGGNEEVTSTASSHSPGQSGQFETKMKISMFNQGTFNAAAPIPPRDEDIQRQMLEKEMNIDLDMMIPQAGQATTKLNTLIAGGDIPDLIFLKSRADLAQYYDQGVLADLTPYLDQFPELQKRFGDDSWEAMSYQGKTIGVPGYDNVNGISRSFFIRNDWLKKLNMDVPTTPDELFEVMKAFTEQDPDGNGKNDTYGFIGGMNKEGNLQTYGFDSLMWMFGVNPPSAVEIKDNEPIFLFIDPKMKEALAYINKMMAAKVVDPDWVTMNSPDLLDQKMFKGKVGFMIRDARRLEPDYQQKMKEISGEVPEWIVIPPMKGPYGDQIVERKSFQGNSWAISAKADKDKIIRILSMLNYLFTDEEAYPNFAYGIKGIHWDVVDGKIKNKTSELSKEMKEKYLWVDHYRMPRRGDDAEYFSFQNPKTAEAFKNNQQYVGPTLPGNLLTPDPSDTLDADRQRFINESLVKFMTGKDPLSNWDNFLQTLDTKFDMQKYKDSAIKQFKEAGLIK comes from the coding sequence ATGCAGCGTAAGAAGTTATCATATGCTATTCTGTCGGCAATCTTAGGACTGGGAACGCTACTGTCAGGATGTGGAGGAAACGAAGAGGTTACATCAACAGCTTCTAGTCATTCGCCAGGGCAGTCTGGTCAGTTTGAAACCAAAATGAAAATCTCGATGTTTAACCAAGGTACTTTCAATGCTGCTGCTCCAATCCCTCCACGGGATGAAGATATTCAACGCCAGATGTTGGAGAAAGAGATGAACATCGACTTGGATATGATGATTCCTCAAGCTGGGCAAGCAACAACCAAACTGAATACGCTCATTGCTGGTGGAGATATTCCAGATTTGATTTTCTTAAAGAGCCGGGCTGATCTCGCTCAATATTATGACCAAGGCGTTCTTGCAGATTTGACACCGTATCTGGATCAATTCCCTGAATTGCAGAAACGATTTGGCGACGACTCCTGGGAGGCAATGTCCTATCAAGGAAAAACGATCGGAGTTCCAGGCTATGATAATGTTAACGGTATCAGCCGAAGTTTCTTCATCCGCAATGATTGGCTGAAAAAGCTGAATATGGATGTGCCAACGACACCTGATGAGCTGTTCGAAGTTATGAAAGCCTTTACAGAGCAAGACCCGGACGGTAATGGCAAAAACGATACGTACGGATTTATCGGCGGTATGAATAAAGAAGGTAATCTGCAAACCTACGGCTTCGATAGCTTGATGTGGATGTTTGGCGTCAATCCTCCTTCGGCCGTTGAAATAAAAGATAATGAACCGATCTTCCTGTTTATCGATCCCAAAATGAAAGAGGCGCTCGCTTACATTAACAAAATGATGGCAGCTAAAGTGGTAGACCCAGACTGGGTGACGATGAATTCGCCTGATCTGTTGGACCAAAAGATGTTTAAGGGTAAAGTTGGCTTCATGATCAGAGATGCCCGCAGACTGGAGCCGGATTATCAGCAGAAAATGAAAGAAATTAGTGGCGAGGTGCCGGAATGGATTGTCATTCCTCCGATGAAAGGTCCTTACGGTGATCAAATTGTAGAGAGAAAATCGTTCCAAGGCAATTCATGGGCTATTTCTGCGAAAGCGGATAAGGACAAAATCATTCGAATCCTGTCCATGCTGAATTATCTCTTTACGGACGAAGAAGCCTATCCGAACTTTGCATACGGAATTAAAGGTATTCATTGGGATGTGGTGGACGGCAAAATCAAAAATAAAACCTCCGAATTATCGAAGGAAATGAAAGAGAAGTACCTGTGGGTCGATCATTATAGAATGCCGCGCCGTGGTGATGATGCGGAGTACTTCAGCTTCCAGAATCCGAAGACGGCAGAGGCATTCAAGAATAATCAGCAATATGTGGGGCCAACGTTGCCCGGAAATTTATTGACCCCAGACCCAAGCGATACCTTGGATGCTGACCGCCAACGTTTCATTAATGAAAGCTTGGTTAAATTTATGACGGGCAAAGATCCTCTTTCCAACTGGGACAATTTCCTCCAAACCTTGGATACCAAGTTTGACATGCAGAAATATAAGGATTCAGCAATCAAGCAATTTAAAGAAGCCGGCCTTATCAAATAA
- a CDS encoding carbohydrate ABC transporter permease: MINLTIGEKVWQSVVYVILIFLSLLCLLPFLYVIAVSVTPESEVLRRGIVIIPESFTFLAYKEVFVSHGIWQAYKITLFRTIVGTMLNVLFTVLAAYPLSKKYLPGRSPFLLFIVFTMMFSGGLIPTYLLIRSLGLLNSPWVLVIPNLISAFNLVIIKGFFEQLPGEIEESARVDGASELQSLWRIILPLSLPVISTISLFYAVGHWNSYFDAIVYINDSNFMPLQVVLRNILLNVATQSAESLANSGTVSTFAVQMATVVVTTVPILIVYPFLQKHFTKGVLLGSVKG; encoded by the coding sequence ATGATCAATTTGACAATCGGGGAAAAAGTCTGGCAATCCGTCGTTTATGTTATTCTTATTTTTTTATCACTACTTTGTTTACTGCCCTTTCTATATGTGATTGCTGTCTCAGTGACGCCAGAATCAGAAGTATTAAGAAGAGGGATTGTGATTATACCAGAATCTTTTACCTTTCTGGCCTATAAAGAAGTATTCGTTTCTCATGGGATCTGGCAGGCGTATAAAATTACGTTGTTTCGAACGATTGTAGGTACGATGCTTAATGTGCTTTTTACGGTTTTAGCAGCTTATCCGTTATCCAAAAAGTATTTGCCGGGACGCAGTCCGTTTTTACTATTCATTGTGTTTACCATGATGTTTAGTGGGGGGTTAATTCCGACTTATCTACTAATTCGCTCTCTGGGGTTGCTAAACAGTCCGTGGGTATTGGTTATTCCAAATCTCATTAGTGCATTTAATCTGGTGATCATTAAAGGCTTTTTCGAGCAATTGCCTGGTGAAATCGAGGAATCAGCGAGGGTTGACGGTGCAAGTGAACTTCAATCGTTATGGCGGATCATTTTACCACTGTCTTTGCCCGTCATTTCCACCATTTCTTTATTTTACGCAGTGGGGCATTGGAACAGTTATTTTGATGCCATTGTTTATATCAATGATTCCAACTTCATGCCGCTTCAAGTCGTCTTACGCAACATCCTGCTTAACGTCGCAACACAAAGCGCTGAGTCGCTCGCCAATTCCGGAACGGTGAGTACGTTCGCTGTCCAGATGGCTACCGTTGTTGTGACTACGGTTCCGATTTTGATCGTTTACCCATTTTTACAAAAGCATTTTACCAAAGGTGTGCTCTTGGGATCCGTTAAAGGTTAA
- a CDS encoding response regulator transcription factor has protein sequence MMRDYTCFIVDDEDLIIQRLELFFSELSYRDKRFVLVGKANNGLNGIEEIIKLKPDIVISDIVMPRMDGISMIEQLKAELPHTQYILLTAYSSFEYAQRAIQANVLEYIVKVPLREADLNRALDKAAGILNEFKKKEAEFQSLNVSVLENKYRVRKQFFNELIRGEIPSHRASDFANRMQFHFFQANYCCFIVEMNTYESFRNEYAAADQNILKYAITNVIEETVMNGGSGVAADLSDNRFIGFLSWENNRSDMETEYACQSLGGQIVSHLHQYLNQRVSVAFGGPYRGWESIKQAYTEAKNVSEDFYYHTEKVVKTPMHRFQYHNDKKADFQQKLADFLLSVKRKISKEELDNAIADLNQFVTDYKIHKSIMAPMIRDLYRDITKKFKSGNKLYTEAAEFPMEFMAFQEQLAYIGDFTFEYVHAGQLLHRAEIMSAMHFIEKNLKQRLTLEAIAEEVNLAPSYFSSLFKKTMNEGVISYINRKKIQLALELLNAKDYSLLELCEEVGIVNEGYFCKLFKEYTGDTPKQYRIKMTRYESK, from the coding sequence ATGATGAGAGACTATACCTGTTTCATTGTTGACGATGAAGACCTGATCATACAAAGATTGGAATTGTTTTTTAGTGAGCTCTCTTATAGGGATAAGCGATTTGTTCTCGTGGGAAAAGCAAATAATGGGCTGAATGGGATCGAAGAGATCATAAAACTTAAACCGGATATTGTCATATCCGATATCGTTATGCCGCGAATGGACGGAATCTCCATGATTGAGCAGCTCAAGGCTGAGCTCCCCCATACCCAGTACATACTTTTGACCGCCTATTCATCCTTTGAATACGCCCAGCGAGCGATTCAAGCCAACGTATTGGAGTACATTGTAAAGGTTCCGCTGAGGGAAGCGGATTTGAATCGAGCTTTGGATAAGGCTGCCGGAATTTTAAATGAGTTTAAGAAAAAAGAAGCAGAATTTCAATCGTTAAACGTATCCGTGCTTGAAAATAAATATAGAGTCCGCAAGCAATTTTTTAACGAACTGATCAGAGGCGAAATTCCTTCTCATCGTGCATCAGATTTTGCCAATCGCATGCAGTTTCATTTCTTTCAAGCCAACTATTGCTGCTTCATCGTTGAAATGAATACGTATGAAAGTTTCCGAAACGAATACGCAGCCGCTGATCAAAACATATTGAAATATGCGATTACGAATGTAATTGAAGAAACGGTGATGAATGGTGGCAGCGGCGTAGCTGCGGATCTGTCCGATAATCGTTTTATTGGTTTTTTATCCTGGGAAAATAACCGCAGTGATATGGAAACGGAATATGCTTGCCAATCCTTGGGAGGGCAGATCGTCTCCCACTTACATCAATATTTGAATCAAAGGGTATCCGTCGCTTTTGGAGGTCCGTACCGAGGTTGGGAATCGATCAAACAAGCGTACACGGAAGCTAAAAATGTGAGTGAGGATTTCTATTACCATACAGAGAAAGTCGTAAAAACACCCATGCATCGGTTCCAATACCATAATGACAAAAAAGCAGACTTTCAGCAGAAGCTGGCTGATTTTCTGTTATCGGTGAAAAGGAAGATTTCCAAGGAAGAACTGGACAATGCAATCGCCGATCTGAACCAATTTGTTACGGATTATAAAATCCACAAGTCCATCATGGCACCGATGATTAGAGACTTATACAGGGACATTACCAAGAAGTTTAAATCGGGGAACAAGCTGTACACGGAAGCAGCAGAATTCCCCATGGAATTTATGGCATTTCAGGAGCAGCTCGCCTATATTGGCGACTTCACATTCGAATACGTACACGCGGGCCAACTATTACATCGTGCAGAAATCATGAGTGCTATGCATTTTATAGAGAAAAACCTGAAACAGCGTTTAACGCTGGAGGCTATTGCTGAGGAAGTGAATTTGGCACCATCCTATTTTAGCAGTTTATTCAAAAAAACAATGAACGAAGGCGTGATCAGCTACATCAACCGAAAAAAAATCCAACTAGCTCTCGAACTATTAAATGCTAAGGATTATTCTTTATTGGAATTGTGCGAAGAAGTAGGCATCGTCAATGAAGGTTACTTTTGCAAACTGTTTAAAGAATATACGGGAGATACGCCCAAGCAATACCGGATAAAAATGACACGGTACGAATCCAAATAA
- a CDS encoding ABC transporter permease, producing MQTKLAADAIPLSKKRKSWIRTIQKYKVMYALLLPALIYFAVFKYIPMAGILIAFKNYNLALGVWDSPWVGFKNFTDFMNGVYFWDIMKNTIVISLYKLLFGFSAPILLALLLNEVHTQWFKKIVQTITYLPHFLSWVIVYGLMVALLAPGDGLFNMILKESGFQPISFLTEPAWGRLLVIASEIWKDIGWGAILYLAALAGIDPSLYEAARMDGASKWRQLWHITLPGIRGVIILMLILKLSHILDAGFDQIFMFANTFNQEKIDIIDTWVYREGLERLKIGLATAVGLFKAVIGFGLVLAANKLAKKFDGQIW from the coding sequence ATGCAAACAAAATTGGCAGCGGACGCCATTCCCCTCTCCAAAAAGCGAAAGTCATGGATAAGGACGATCCAAAAATATAAAGTGATGTATGCTCTCTTATTACCAGCCTTAATTTACTTTGCCGTATTCAAATACATTCCTATGGCAGGAATATTGATTGCTTTTAAAAACTACAACCTGGCTTTGGGAGTATGGGATAGCCCGTGGGTGGGATTCAAAAATTTCACGGATTTTATGAACGGCGTTTATTTCTGGGACATCATGAAAAATACGATTGTTATATCGCTCTATAAGCTGTTGTTCGGTTTCTCCGCTCCCATCCTACTTGCTTTACTGCTCAATGAAGTTCATACCCAATGGTTTAAGAAAATCGTTCAAACCATTACTTATTTACCCCACTTTCTGTCTTGGGTCATTGTGTATGGATTGATGGTAGCATTATTAGCCCCAGGCGATGGCCTTTTTAATATGATTTTGAAAGAAAGTGGTTTTCAGCCCATTTCATTTCTAACGGAGCCTGCTTGGGGAAGACTGCTGGTCATCGCATCTGAAATATGGAAGGACATTGGATGGGGAGCGATACTATACCTCGCCGCATTAGCAGGTATTGATCCAAGCTTATATGAAGCGGCTCGAATGGATGGCGCTTCCAAATGGAGACAGCTCTGGCATATCACTTTACCAGGCATTCGAGGAGTCATTATTCTGATGCTGATTCTTAAATTAAGCCATATTCTGGATGCCGGCTTTGACCAAATATTCATGTTTGCCAACACCTTTAACCAGGAGAAGATCGACATTATCGACACATGGGTATACCGTGAAGGGTTGGAGCGTCTTAAGATTGGCTTGGCTACTGCTGTAGGATTGTTTAAAGCTGTCATTGGATTTGGTTTAGTTTTAGCAGCGAATAAGCTCGCCAAAAAATTCGATGGGCAAATCTGGTGA
- a CDS encoding sensor histidine kinase has translation MPRRFSLPLKLFFIVFAFVLSCIILISQLSYRYVQKEIRTNDLYYTNQILEKVDQYFTVNFSSFQTILFSVETSVKANIENTEVIKKQLRELYELNSNYVSNIYLIKSDLSILGGSTATRIFDEPLSEREPLFDAAEKNRRTTFVSEPYKSKYSGWTVTMVRYLNSAPFPMAIAVDLDLNAIEETLFKINKQEQMNLALITASGKIIAGFSGNKGLLNIQDHTFSIGETSAEQILDTTETSLQLHTKDGIPVSLLKKPTEKFNWTIISINDESRLKSALSRLETYYIGLLAAGFLLSLFISFLVAKYIRKPLYTLKTKMKQVEQGFLTTTITINRNDEFGDLSRAFDRMLQQIVELIRRAELHNELERKLEIQVLQSQINPHFLYNTLGSISNVIRLGQIEKVDVVIGSLISLLEYGIDDASEKVSLRQELRNVADYIEIQNIRYNRNFHLIEHIEAGLMDFPVFRMLLQPLVENSIFHGYNGGGIEGPITIHAYREDGIVIIEVVDQGEGIPAEKLKHILISEPSEMEVKRKRIGLNNIHGRIRLHYGDQFGLQIISIPKEITRVRALFPSELQKGDA, from the coding sequence ATGCCAAGAAGGTTCAGCTTGCCCTTAAAATTATTTTTTATCGTATTTGCATTTGTATTAAGCTGCATCATCTTGATAAGTCAATTGTCTTATCGCTATGTCCAAAAGGAAATACGAACCAATGACCTTTATTACACCAACCAAATACTTGAAAAGGTAGACCAGTATTTCACCGTTAATTTTTCCTCCTTTCAGACGATCCTGTTCTCGGTCGAAACATCAGTGAAAGCCAATATTGAGAATACGGAAGTGATCAAAAAGCAATTAAGAGAGCTCTATGAACTCAACAGTAATTACGTCAGTAATATTTATTTGATCAAAAGCGATTTATCCATTCTGGGCGGAAGTACAGCTACCCGGATATTCGATGAACCTTTATCTGAAAGGGAACCTTTGTTTGATGCGGCTGAGAAGAACAGAAGGACCACCTTTGTTAGTGAACCTTACAAATCGAAGTATTCCGGCTGGACCGTTACGATGGTTCGATATCTGAACAGTGCTCCGTTTCCTATGGCCATTGCGGTTGATTTGGATCTAAATGCCATTGAAGAAACCTTGTTCAAGATTAATAAACAAGAACAAATGAATCTGGCTCTAATTACCGCGTCAGGTAAAATCATTGCCGGATTCTCTGGAAATAAAGGACTACTGAATATTCAAGATCATACGTTTTCAATCGGGGAAACGTCAGCGGAACAAATCCTGGATACGACAGAAACAAGCCTTCAACTGCATACCAAGGATGGCATTCCGGTCTCCCTTCTGAAAAAACCGACGGAGAAATTCAACTGGACCATCATCTCGATCAACGATGAATCACGCTTGAAATCAGCTTTGTCCAGATTGGAAACCTATTATATTGGGCTTCTAGCTGCGGGTTTTCTGTTAAGTTTGTTCATTTCTTTTTTGGTTGCCAAATATATAAGAAAGCCACTCTATACGCTCAAAACAAAAATGAAGCAGGTGGAGCAAGGTTTCCTCACAACGACAATAACGATTAATCGAAACGATGAGTTTGGAGACCTTTCACGAGCATTCGATCGTATGCTGCAGCAAATTGTGGAACTGATTCGGCGAGCGGAGCTTCATAATGAACTTGAGCGAAAGCTGGAAATCCAGGTGCTACAGTCTCAAATCAATCCTCATTTTCTGTATAATACACTTGGTTCGATCAGCAATGTTATACGTCTCGGCCAAATAGAGAAAGTAGATGTGGTGATTGGATCGCTCATTTCATTATTGGAATACGGAATAGACGATGCCTCAGAGAAGGTTTCCCTACGCCAGGAATTACGAAATGTAGCGGACTATATCGAGATCCAGAACATTCGGTATAACCGAAACTTCCACTTGATTGAACATATCGAAGCAGGGTTAATGGATTTTCCGGTTTTTCGAATGCTGCTGCAGCCTCTTGTGGAGAATAGCATCTTCCATGGTTATAACGGAGGGGGAATTGAGGGGCCTATTACGATTCATGCGTACAGGGAGGACGGTATCGTCATCATAGAAGTTGTTGATCAAGGCGAGGGAATTCCAGCTGAGAAATTAAAGCATATTTTAATCTCAGAACCGAGTGAAATGGAAGTGAAAAGGAAAAGAATCGGGCTGAATAATATTCATGGCCGAATAAGACTTCACTACGGAGACCAATTCGGACTGCAAATCATTAGCATACCTAAGGAGATAACCCGTGTACGCGCATTATTCCCCTCAGAATTACAAAAAGGAGATGCATAA
- a CDS encoding Rossmann-fold NAD(P)-binding domain-containing protein, translating into MVQFPAEVARGVLEDLDLLRSCAATSDGVIHLAFNHDFSNFAASLATDLGAIEAMGEALVGSGKPLVITAHANGKTSEDAALAFIEQGVRASIVSLAPSVYGEGDKGFVPELIRIAQERGSSAYIGDGSNRWPAIHRLDAAVLFRLAVESAPAGSRLDGVHDEGIAFSDIAAAIGRYVDVPVISIPPEEAQTIFGFLGMIASLDLARSSEETKELLGWKPVQHGLLTDLEQGHYFSK; encoded by the coding sequence TTGGTTCAATTCCCAGCCGAGGTGGCTCGGGGTGTTTTAGAGGATCTGGATTTACTGCGCAGCTGTGCAGCTACTTCAGACGGCGTTATTCATCTGGCATTTAACCACGATTTCTCTAATTTCGCAGCATCACTGGCAACTGATCTAGGCGCCATCGAAGCGATGGGAGAGGCGCTTGTCGGCTCCGGTAAACCACTTGTTATTACAGCACATGCGAATGGTAAAACATCGGAGGATGCGGCACTTGCGTTTATAGAACAAGGCGTGAGAGCATCGATCGTCTCGCTTGCACCTTCCGTTTATGGAGAAGGAGATAAAGGCTTCGTGCCGGAATTAATCCGGATCGCTCAGGAAAGAGGCTCTTCGGCATACATTGGAGACGGCTCTAACCGTTGGCCAGCGATTCATCGCTTGGATGCGGCAGTTTTGTTCCGCCTCGCTGTAGAATCTGCGCCTGCAGGCTCACGACTGGATGGCGTGCATGATGAAGGCATTGCGTTCAGCGACATTGCCGCAGCTATTGGTCGTTATGTGGATGTGCCGGTAATCAGTATCCCTCCTGAAGAAGCGCAAACCATCTTCGGTTTTCTAGGCATGATTGCGTCGCTTGACTTAGCAAGATCAAGTGAAGAGACGAAGGAACTGCTTGGCTGGAAGCCTGTCCAACATGGACTTCTCACAGATCTGGAGCAAGGACATTATTTCTCAAAATAG